The following proteins are co-located in the Myroides profundi genome:
- a CDS encoding DUF11 domain-containing protein: protein MKQKTTFSLWKRLLLLLVLFVPLVQSYGQTRVDAKLGDYDDTDLGILGGNKPVVENPENVNQFDNKYARLKASPGLAVTLGAYTSYIELRFPTMLKAKQTSYIRLKPDGKLLEGLLGGNLGEALTKLLGGVLTGNQEFDLSVGAGNTPILSGSSMTKFNTIDGIVNVVRDNSNNYYLSITPDKAYDRIKLTNRTGGLLGIGVVKNLDVFHAFTYDDQGANCGRPVVTSFDGGGINLKVLDFKDQNLGHAIDSDPNTFSLVSPGALLGVNVGGSMSQIFYFPTISDEKATVNIRLAVGSSGVLDLNLLGGVEVVGYNGKSQVYQKSLSGGLVSDLNLLNLIKSGKTVDITVAPGKAFDRLEVRLKAPVGVDLLGSSVRIYDVERFDGITCKNPLITIPDATAQPFEVASCSTKLGVFENVDFPYNTVDGNNETYASLVANNGSLLVSSPQSGRIQMKYDSALPANKTSYIRIDAEKGMLNALLGGTLGDLIANVGGLVLGNHIFTVEAYNAAGTSVLKSSSSNHFEGTSNGAVKLVQDNIGRYYLAVTPNQTYQSITVSNSVSSLLPTGEIRTLKVYNMCTDIGTDLCYPAQFTSYSQQGINLSLLDLGKAGVKNPYHAISGNSSNYSEISTGLVAIAGLVKQTVYFNQPSQVGDELKVRLQLDPSSTLSVQLLGNYKVVTYLGSEQKESFTLQQGLINNLNLLDLFKSGGVQTLTFDTKQVFDRVELQVGNLVNVALTPSIRLYDVKRVSSTCPEITTVSPFIKPVCATTVLSASNADDIDNIFSDNFDAYATINSGAGILLGLGNKHSGHIELGYAKEVPANTTSYVRIDFDEKLLNALLGGSLGNVVNGLLNGLILGDHFFEVEVKNAAKAVILDGKSNVSNNAAKGAGTIRIVKDSLGRTYLAITPTVPYQSVRITDKTNSALGLLAQPNSMNVYSMCYESDTNSCVPSFATSYEYSGLALDVKDLSGGGVKNPERAIDNNTTNYSEISSGTLNIAGAVRQYIYFNSDAKAGEETLIKFKTQGGQVNVDLIGALEIKAYKGEKEVDALSSTNGLINGINVLDLLTTGQMVELPFRPKAAYDRISIGMKSLVGVNVGASIHLYDVARTCRVVNPNQSLVSWKSYKVNNDATINTVKGGEVVEYTIHVRNEGTTPIEDFIVKDKMPKGVKYKSSVAGVLTEDEVVFAHKGALAPGATVTFTFAVDVNADLSGIVEIKNIAYVGEAGQEAGKEIFYPSYPPVDNTNPTQPDGTKAPGTVIKVESVCSLTKAVITSTVANGNICEGADLVLDADVIADTYQWYLDGVAITTGDPSNKLGIEKTLKTSTPGNYTVVYTKDACVSSVSDSFIVSTMAAPVITIHGETFFTVVKGEQIVWPNITVDEGTLTYANESNTAIPSLPVSLDTVGQTSFIITATNANGCTSSEVITVTVLDNSDCPPAIQRVYATESTSWGSIITGGVTAKENAIDNDPTTHSRIVTGLGLLGIGTTWQNIYFDHVVPKGTPVTIKLGKEYSGLVLAGGLSVQGLDAKGNTIGTLKPVAGGLLDLLSADNVNEFTFVPSNSKGAQDYKGVRISQGSLVGVAQIAKVYSVFYTKLGSVHCDAVTTDIHKNIADVYHGVGDIGLGVASSVSGVYNPWRAVDNDPDSYATISRVLGVANQAHMTVVFKQQTMPTDELHIITEIPGNPVLSLELIKGYKVQRYLGSKKVGPEIEGSKTNFIDLKLLGINYKNKYKFIVQAFDEPYDRVKITYTTLVSVIGDFVNIYDVNIVPKVDPGYEVGKEYLDMCFGGVLHLSRIDACTEYEVFKSREAIIPLVKTGSTSFKLPNDLEIVEFEEEENGVTKKVTYHVVYVQVYRNGCEAGARVPVYLDMKNCSVKSNLNITHKIK from the coding sequence ATGAAACAAAAAACTACTTTTTCTCTATGGAAGAGGTTACTGCTTTTGCTCGTCCTGTTCGTTCCTTTAGTACAGTCTTATGGGCAAACCCGTGTAGACGCTAAATTAGGAGATTATGACGACACAGATCTTGGTATTCTAGGTGGTAATAAACCAGTAGTGGAGAATCCTGAAAATGTGAATCAATTTGATAATAAATATGCTCGTCTAAAGGCTTCACCAGGTTTAGCTGTTACTTTGGGAGCTTATACTTCATATATAGAATTAAGATTTCCTACGATGTTAAAAGCTAAACAGACTTCTTATATCCGTCTTAAACCAGATGGTAAATTATTAGAAGGATTGTTAGGAGGGAATCTTGGAGAAGCTTTAACAAAACTTCTTGGAGGTGTTTTAACTGGTAATCAAGAATTTGATTTAAGTGTAGGAGCTGGTAATACTCCAATTCTTTCAGGAAGTAGTATGACTAAATTTAATACTATAGATGGGATTGTTAATGTGGTAAGAGATAATAGTAACAATTACTACTTGTCGATTACTCCAGATAAGGCGTATGACCGTATAAAGTTAACAAATAGAACAGGTGGCCTATTAGGTATAGGGGTTGTTAAGAATTTAGATGTATTTCATGCTTTTACTTATGATGATCAAGGTGCTAACTGTGGAAGACCTGTAGTTACTTCTTTTGATGGAGGAGGAATAAATCTGAAAGTATTAGATTTCAAAGATCAAAATTTAGGTCACGCTATAGATAGTGATCCTAATACATTTTCACTTGTATCACCAGGAGCTTTATTAGGTGTTAATGTAGGAGGATCAATGTCTCAGATATTCTATTTTCCTACTATATCAGACGAGAAAGCTACTGTTAATATTAGATTAGCTGTAGGAAGCTCAGGTGTATTAGATTTAAACCTATTAGGTGGAGTAGAGGTAGTAGGTTATAATGGTAAGAGCCAAGTATATCAAAAGTCATTATCAGGAGGTTTGGTTTCTGATTTGAATTTATTAAACTTAATTAAGTCTGGTAAAACAGTTGATATTACTGTTGCACCTGGTAAGGCATTTGATCGTTTAGAAGTTCGTCTTAAAGCACCTGTAGGTGTTGATTTATTAGGAAGTTCTGTTCGTATTTATGATGTAGAGCGTTTTGATGGTATTACTTGTAAGAATCCTTTAATTACTATTCCTGATGCAACAGCTCAACCTTTTGAAGTAGCTTCATGTTCTACTAAATTAGGAGTTTTTGAGAACGTAGACTTTCCATATAATACAGTTGATGGTAATAATGAAACATATGCTTCATTAGTAGCAAATAATGGAAGTTTACTTGTTTCTTCTCCTCAAAGTGGGAGAATACAAATGAAATATGATAGTGCTTTACCTGCTAATAAAACATCTTATATCCGTATTGATGCAGAAAAAGGTATGCTAAATGCATTGTTAGGCGGTACATTAGGAGATTTGATTGCTAATGTAGGTGGATTAGTGTTAGGTAATCATATTTTTACTGTAGAAGCATATAATGCTGCTGGTACCTCTGTTTTAAAAAGTTCAAGTTCAAATCACTTTGAAGGAACTTCAAATGGTGCAGTTAAGCTAGTACAAGATAATATTGGAAGATATTACTTAGCAGTAACTCCAAACCAGACTTATCAAAGTATTACAGTATCAAATAGTGTAAGTAGTTTATTGCCTACAGGAGAGATTCGTACACTGAAAGTGTATAATATGTGTACTGATATAGGTACAGATTTATGTTACCCTGCTCAGTTTACTTCTTACAGTCAACAAGGAATTAACTTAAGCCTTTTAGACTTAGGAAAAGCTGGAGTTAAGAATCCTTATCATGCGATTAGTGGTAACTCATCTAATTACTCTGAAATTAGTACAGGGCTAGTTGCTATAGCTGGTTTAGTAAAACAAACAGTATATTTTAACCAACCTTCTCAAGTAGGAGATGAATTAAAAGTAAGATTACAGTTAGATCCTAGTTCTACCTTATCAGTTCAATTATTAGGAAACTATAAAGTAGTTACTTATTTAGGAAGTGAACAGAAAGAATCGTTTACACTTCAACAAGGTTTAATTAATAACTTGAATCTATTAGATTTATTCAAATCAGGAGGAGTACAAACATTGACTTTTGATACAAAACAAGTTTTTGATAGAGTAGAATTACAAGTAGGTAATTTAGTGAATGTAGCTTTAACTCCTTCTATTCGTTTGTATGATGTAAAACGAGTGAGTTCTACTTGTCCTGAAATTACTACAGTATCACCATTCATAAAGCCTGTATGTGCTACTACAGTATTGAGTGCTTCTAATGCAGATGATATAGATAATATATTCAGTGATAACTTTGATGCATATGCTACTATAAATTCAGGAGCTGGTATTTTATTAGGTTTAGGAAATAAGCATTCTGGCCATATTGAGTTAGGGTACGCTAAAGAAGTACCTGCTAATACTACATCTTATGTTCGTATAGATTTTGATGAGAAATTATTGAACGCTTTATTAGGAGGTAGCTTAGGTAATGTAGTAAATGGATTACTAAATGGACTTATTTTAGGAGATCACTTCTTCGAAGTTGAAGTTAAGAATGCTGCTAAAGCTGTTATTCTTGATGGTAAAAGTAATGTGAGTAATAATGCAGCTAAAGGTGCAGGTACTATCAGAATTGTAAAAGATAGTTTAGGTCGTACTTATTTAGCGATTACTCCTACCGTTCCTTATCAATCAGTACGTATTACGGATAAAACGAATAGTGCTTTAGGTCTGTTAGCTCAACCTAATAGTATGAATGTATATAGTATGTGTTATGAAAGTGATACTAACTCTTGTGTACCTTCATTTGCTACTTCTTATGAGTATAGTGGTTTAGCTCTTGATGTTAAAGATTTATCAGGAGGAGGAGTTAAAAATCCTGAGCGTGCTATTGATAACAATACTACAAATTATTCTGAAATATCTTCAGGAACATTAAATATTGCAGGTGCAGTTAGACAATATATCTATTTTAATAGTGATGCAAAAGCAGGCGAAGAAACCTTGATTAAGTTTAAAACACAAGGTGGTCAAGTAAATGTAGACTTAATAGGTGCTTTAGAGATTAAAGCTTATAAAGGAGAGAAAGAAGTAGATGCGTTATCAAGTACAAATGGATTAATCAATGGAATCAATGTTCTTGATTTGTTAACTACAGGTCAAATGGTAGAACTTCCTTTTAGACCAAAGGCAGCTTATGACCGTATTTCTATAGGGATGAAATCATTAGTAGGAGTAAACGTAGGAGCAAGTATACATCTATACGATGTAGCACGTACTTGTAGAGTAGTTAATCCTAATCAATCTTTAGTTTCTTGGAAATCATATAAAGTTAATAATGATGCTACAATCAATACTGTAAAAGGTGGAGAAGTAGTAGAATATACTATCCATGTACGTAATGAAGGAACTACTCCAATAGAAGATTTTATTGTAAAAGATAAAATGCCTAAAGGTGTAAAATATAAATCAAGTGTTGCAGGTGTCTTAACAGAAGATGAAGTTGTATTTGCTCATAAAGGAGCTTTAGCTCCTGGTGCAACAGTTACTTTTACTTTTGCAGTAGATGTAAATGCTGACTTATCTGGTATAGTTGAGATTAAAAATATCGCTTATGTAGGTGAAGCAGGACAAGAAGCAGGTAAGGAAATATTCTATCCTTCTTATCCTCCAGTAGATAATACTAACCCTACACAACCTGACGGAACAAAGGCTCCGGGGACTGTGATTAAGGTAGAGAGCGTTTGTTCTTTAACTAAAGCAGTGATTACGTCAACAGTCGCAAATGGAAATATTTGTGAAGGAGCTGACCTTGTGTTAGATGCAGATGTTATAGCTGATACTTACCAATGGTATTTAGATGGAGTAGCTATCACTACAGGAGATCCAAGTAATAAGTTAGGAATAGAAAAAACTTTAAAAACATCTACACCTGGTAATTATACTGTAGTATATACTAAGGATGCATGTGTTTCTTCAGTTTCAGATAGTTTCATAGTATCTACTATGGCAGCTCCAGTTATTACTATTCATGGCGAAACATTCTTTACAGTAGTAAAAGGAGAACAAATTGTATGGCCAAATATTACAGTAGACGAAGGAACATTGACGTATGCTAATGAAAGCAATACAGCAATACCAAGTTTACCAGTATCTCTTGATACTGTAGGGCAAACATCATTTATCATTACAGCAACAAATGCTAATGGATGTACTTCATCAGAGGTAATAACAGTAACTGTATTAGATAATTCAGATTGTCCTCCTGCAATTCAACGTGTGTATGCTACAGAAAGTACTTCTTGGGGATCTATTATTACAGGTGGAGTTACAGCTAAAGAAAATGCCATTGATAATGATCCTACAACACATTCAAGAATTGTAACAGGATTAGGTTTATTAGGAATAGGTACAACTTGGCAGAATATTTATTTTGATCATGTAGTACCAAAAGGAACTCCAGTTACTATCAAATTAGGGAAAGAATACAGTGGATTAGTATTAGCAGGAGGTCTATCAGTACAAGGATTAGATGCAAAAGGAAATACGATAGGAACTTTAAAACCAGTAGCAGGTGGACTATTAGATTTATTGTCTGCTGATAATGTGAATGAGTTCACTTTTGTTCCTTCAAATTCTAAAGGAGCTCAAGATTATAAAGGAGTTCGTATTAGCCAGGGGTCTTTGGTAGGGGTAGCACAAATTGCTAAAGTGTATAGTGTTTTCTATACAAAATTAGGAAGTGTTCATTGTGATGCTGTAACAACAGATATCCATAAGAACATAGCTGATGTTTATCACGGAGTTGGAGATATAGGTTTAGGAGTTGCAAGTAGTGTATCTGGTGTATACAATCCTTGGAGAGCTGTGGATAATGATCCTGATTCTTATGCTACTATCTCAAGAGTTTTAGGCGTTGCAAATCAAGCGCATATGACAGTGGTATTTAAACAACAGACTATGCCTACAGATGAATTACATATTATTACCGAAATACCAGGTAACCCTGTATTAAGTTTAGAATTAATAAAAGGGTATAAAGTACAACGCTATTTAGGAAGTAAAAAAGTAGGACCTGAAATAGAAGGAAGTAAAACAAACTTTATAGACTTGAAGTTGTTGGGTATTAATTACAAGAACAAGTATAAGTTTATAGTTCAGGCTTTTGATGAACCATATGATCGTGTAAAAATAACTTACACCACATTAGTAAGTGTAATCGGAGACTTTGTAAATATATATGATGTGAACATTGTACCAAAAGTAGACCCTGGTTATGAGGTAGGTAAAGAGTATTTAGATATGTGCTTTGGAGGAGTACTTCATTTATCAAGAATTGATGCATGTACAGAGTATGAGGTATTTAAATCAAGAGAAGCTATAATTCCTTTAGTTAAAACAGGCTCTACAAGTTTTAAATTACCTAATGACTTAGAAATAGTTGAGTTTGAAGAAGAAGAAAATGGAGTAACTAAAAAGGTAACCTACCATGTAGTTTATGTACAGGTTTACAGAAATGGATGTGAAGCTGGAGCCAGAGTACCAGTTTACTTAGACATGAAAAACTGTTCAGTTAAATCAAACCTGAACATCACACACAAAATCAAATAA
- a CDS encoding helix-turn-helix domain-containing protein — MDSKKKQQYTHIGLVPISVILSYVLITWLFTLFINIKDIVLTYTSYTLFKIAPTILQNIGLGQLSLFQGTISINNSSSLHLHHEMTAYIDLPINYFVSGIFYGMAFLGLIASFIIYQIFKERKWISYLSIQLLITLCFITGDILNLFHIHLQAVESFLKATIISSSIIFVGMLFSTYYPFGTKRFMYKNELKLYSLTSIIAIVLYFSSYLYGGKHSVVLDITVLVFFIFVQLTKRNLKHRKQYYLYVAFLISLCILLGLSFINLEIDDPITIQNHAMPNLKLYVSAIIVLSIINNYVLVRKNQKHNVRNRVFMFQYVLMLKNYHKLLVHEKNTQTLKQPDTITLKDHQGDLSYHLKNNYKLTEREVDVLYLIWDGLTNKEIAHELSITISTTKYHISNIYLKLNVNSRSQVFALKDW; from the coding sequence ATGGATTCGAAAAAAAAACAACAATATACCCATATAGGATTGGTTCCTATATCGGTAATACTGAGTTATGTCCTTATAACTTGGCTATTTACTTTATTCATTAATATAAAGGATATAGTACTCACCTATACCTCATATACCCTATTTAAGATAGCTCCAACAATACTTCAGAATATTGGATTGGGTCAACTATCTCTCTTTCAAGGTACTATTAGTATCAACAATTCCAGTAGTCTACATCTACACCATGAAATGACAGCCTATATAGACCTACCTATCAACTATTTTGTATCAGGTATATTCTATGGTATGGCTTTCTTAGGGTTAATAGCTAGTTTTATTATCTACCAAATCTTTAAAGAACGAAAATGGATTAGTTATTTATCTATACAGTTACTTATTACACTTTGTTTTATAACAGGTGATATCCTAAACCTATTTCATATTCATTTACAAGCAGTTGAATCTTTTTTAAAAGCAACTATTATCTCATCATCTATCATTTTTGTAGGAATGTTATTCTCGACATACTACCCATTTGGTACGAAGAGATTCATGTATAAGAATGAATTAAAGTTATATTCACTTACCTCTATCATAGCCATTGTATTATACTTCTCTAGCTATCTATATGGAGGCAAACATTCAGTAGTATTGGACATTACTGTTTTAGTATTCTTTATTTTTGTACAATTAACTAAAAGGAATTTAAAACACAGAAAGCAATACTATCTTTATGTAGCTTTTTTAATATCATTGTGTATTCTGTTAGGACTGAGCTTTATCAATCTAGAAATAGATGATCCTATCACTATTCAGAATCATGCTATGCCAAACTTAAAGCTATATGTATCAGCGATTATCGTGTTGAGTATTATCAATAACTATGTGCTAGTCAGAAAAAACCAAAAACATAATGTACGCAACCGTGTTTTTATGTTTCAATATGTATTAATGCTGAAGAATTACCATAAACTGCTAGTTCATGAAAAGAATACACAAACTCTAAAACAACCTGATACTATTACACTTAAAGATCATCAGGGAGACTTGTCTTATCATTTAAAGAACAATTATAAACTAACTGAGAGAGAAGTAGATGTACTCTACCTCATCTGGGATGGACTGACTAATAAAGAGATAGCACATGAACTTAGTATAACGATAAGTACTACTAAATATCATATTAGTAATATATATCTGAAGTTAAATGTAAACTCACGTTCACAGGTATTTGCATTAAAAGATTGGTAG
- the hisIE gene encoding bifunctional phosphoribosyl-AMP cyclohydrolase/phosphoribosyl-ATP diphosphatase HisIE codes for MKLDIDFNKGNGLVPVIIQDKDSMQVLMQGYMNEEAYQQTITEGKVTFYSRTKNRLWTKGETSGNYLLVKEILTDCDRDCLLIKVKAIGATCHTGSTSCFGEIGDKGFVYTLENIISERIDNNVESSYTNQLFKRGINKVAQKVGEEAVELVIEAKDDNDTLFKNEAADLLYHYLILLKAKGFVLSDIESVLKERHLK; via the coding sequence ATGAAACTAGATATAGATTTTAATAAAGGCAACGGGTTAGTACCTGTGATTATTCAAGATAAGGATTCGATGCAGGTATTGATGCAAGGTTATATGAATGAAGAAGCCTATCAACAGACGATTACAGAAGGTAAAGTAACGTTCTATAGTCGTACTAAAAATAGACTCTGGACTAAAGGAGAAACTTCAGGTAATTATTTACTAGTAAAAGAGATTTTGACTGACTGTGATAGAGACTGTCTATTGATAAAAGTAAAAGCTATAGGGGCTACATGCCATACAGGAAGTACTTCTTGTTTTGGAGAGATTGGTGATAAAGGTTTTGTTTACACCTTAGAGAATATTATCAGTGAGCGTATTGATAACAATGTGGAATCATCATATACCAACCAACTATTTAAGAGAGGAATCAATAAAGTTGCTCAAAAAGTAGGAGAAGAAGCAGTGGAGTTAGTTATCGAAGCTAAAGATGATAACGATACTCTCTTTAAGAATGAAGCAGCAGACTTATTATATCACTATCTTATTTTATTAAAAGCGAAAGGTTTCGTCCTAAGTGATATAGAATCAGTTTTGAAAGAAAGACATCTTAAATAA
- the hisF gene encoding imidazole glycerol phosphate synthase subunit HisF: MLKKRVIACMDIQNGEVVKGVNFLDIQRAGNPIALAKRYVVEGADELVFLDITATIENRKTLIGLVNEIASQINIPFTVGGGISTREQAIDLVRAGADKVSVNSAAIKRPELIQEIAQALGSQCAVVAIDTKYEEGEWWVYSAGGRIKTELKTIDWAKQVASLGAGEILLTSMNNDGTKAGFALDITAEIAKTVNIPVIASGGAGAVEHFSQVFTQTQATGALAASIFHYGEVSIPELKQVLKTNNISVR, encoded by the coding sequence ATGCTAAAGAAGAGAGTAATAGCATGTATGGATATTCAGAATGGCGAGGTAGTCAAAGGGGTTAACTTCCTAGATATACAGCGAGCTGGTAATCCTATAGCCTTGGCAAAGCGCTATGTAGTAGAAGGAGCAGACGAATTAGTCTTTCTGGATATCACAGCTACGATAGAGAATAGGAAGACATTGATTGGTTTGGTTAATGAGATTGCAAGTCAGATTAATATCCCTTTTACCGTAGGTGGTGGGATTAGTACTAGAGAACAAGCAATAGATTTAGTGAGAGCAGGCGCAGATAAAGTAAGTGTTAATTCAGCTGCTATCAAGAGACCTGAGCTAATACAGGAGATTGCCCAGGCATTGGGGAGTCAATGTGCAGTGGTAGCCATAGATACAAAGTACGAAGAGGGTGAATGGTGGGTATACAGTGCAGGTGGACGTATCAAGACCGAGCTAAAGACTATAGATTGGGCTAAGCAAGTAGCTAGTTTAGGGGCAGGTGAGATACTACTGACCTCAATGAATAATGACGGTACGAAAGCAGGCTTTGCACTGGATATTACAGCTGAGATAGCTAAAACGGTAAATATACCTGTGATAGCATCTGGTGGAGCTGGGGCTGTAGAACATTTCTCACAAGTGTTTACTCAGACGCAGGCTACAGGTGCGTTAGCAGCTAGTATATTTCACTATGGAGAGGTAAGTATACCAGAGTTAAAGCAAGTATTAAAAACAAATAATATAAGTGTAAGATGA
- the hisA gene encoding 1-(5-phosphoribosyl)-5-[(5-phosphoribosylamino)methylideneamino]imidazole-4-carboxamide isomerase gives MRIIPAIDIIGGQCVRLSKGDYNTSKVYNTSPVEVAKQFEDAGIKYLHVVDLDGAKSSQIMNAKVLEEIATQTNLQIDFGGGIKNDSDIITAFNSGAKQVTVGSIAATKPELFLTWLERYGSEQIILGADCKQRKIMTQGWLDSADTDVLEFIQSYEQRGVSYTIVTDIEKDGMLNGPAIELYKEIITNTEVKLIASGGLTTVAELYKLKEIGCEGVIIGKAIYEGRITLKELSELC, from the coding sequence ATGAGAATCATACCAGCTATAGATATAATAGGAGGACAGTGTGTTCGACTATCAAAAGGAGATTATAATACCTCTAAAGTGTATAATACAAGCCCAGTAGAAGTAGCGAAGCAGTTTGAAGATGCAGGAATTAAGTATCTACACGTAGTGGATTTAGATGGTGCTAAGTCGAGTCAAATAATGAATGCCAAGGTATTAGAAGAGATAGCTACTCAGACTAATCTACAGATAGATTTCGGTGGAGGTATTAAGAATGACTCAGATATCATTACTGCCTTTAATAGTGGAGCTAAGCAAGTGACTGTAGGTAGTATAGCAGCAACTAAGCCAGAGTTATTCTTAACATGGTTAGAGCGATATGGAAGTGAGCAGATTATATTAGGAGCAGATTGTAAACAGCGCAAGATTATGACACAAGGATGGTTAGACTCTGCTGATACAGATGTGTTAGAGTTTATCCAATCATATGAACAGAGAGGTGTATCTTATACCATAGTCACTGATATAGAAAAAGATGGAATGTTAAACGGACCTGCTATTGAGTTGTATAAAGAGATTATAACGAATACTGAGGTAAAATTGATCGCTAGTGGAGGGTTAACTACGGTAGCAGAATTATACAAGCTAAAGGAGATAGGTTGTGAAGGAGTGATCATCGGCAAAGCGATCTATGAAGGAAGAATAACATTAAAAGAATTGAGTGAATTATGCTAA
- the hisH gene encoding imidazole glycerol phosphate synthase subunit HisH: protein MIAILKYNAGNVQSVQNAIERLGYQTIVTDDVAILTSADKVIFPGVGEASSAMRYLVDKGLDKVIIGLKQPVLGICLGMQLLCHSSEEGDVAGLGVFDNKVKLFPATDIVPHMGWNNCDMIDEETLFKGIEELDDFYFVHSYYATLSKDTIAVNNYIVPFSAALAKGNFYAVQFHPEKSGKVGELLLKNFLEL from the coding sequence ATGATCGCAATCTTAAAATATAATGCAGGTAATGTACAGTCTGTACAGAATGCTATAGAACGACTAGGGTATCAGACGATAGTCACAGATGATGTAGCGATACTTACCTCTGCGGATAAAGTGATCTTTCCAGGAGTAGGAGAGGCTTCTTCTGCGATGAGGTACTTAGTAGATAAAGGGTTAGATAAGGTTATTATAGGTTTAAAACAGCCTGTACTGGGGATATGTTTAGGAATGCAGCTGTTGTGTCACTCTAGTGAAGAAGGAGATGTAGCAGGATTAGGTGTTTTTGACAATAAAGTAAAGCTTTTTCCTGCCACAGATATTGTCCCTCATATGGGATGGAATAATTGTGATATGATAGATGAAGAGACCTTGTTTAAAGGGATTGAAGAGCTAGATGATTTCTACTTTGTACACAGTTATTATGCTACTTTATCTAAGGATACTATTGCTGTTAATAATTATATTGTGCCTTTTTCGGCTGCCTTAGCTAAAGGTAATTTTTATGCAGTACAGTTTCACCCAGAGAAGTCAGGTAAAGTTGGGGAACTATTATTAAAGAATTTTTTAGAATTATGA
- the hisB gene encoding bifunctional histidinol-phosphatase/imidazoleglycerol-phosphate dehydratase HisB, with the protein MSKKVLFIDRDGTIIKEPEDFQIDSFEKLVFLPKAISSLSKIARELDYTLVLVSNQDGLGTASFPEDTFWPVQNFILDTLAGEGVTFTDIYVDDSFDYENKPTRKPGLGMLGKYVYGDYDLANSYVLGDRVTDIQLAENLGSKVIYINEVEDDRAKLSTMDWEEIYQFLKQQPRIGKEYRKTNETTIDIEVNLDSAKDCVIETGLGFFDHMLEQVNRHGNIGLKIKVKGDLQVDEHHTIEDTAIALGTAFKRALGNKKGIERYGFLLPMDECLAQVAIDFGGRAWLMWDAEFKREKVGDMPTEMFYHFFKSFADAASCNLNIKVEGDNEHHKIESIFKAFAKAIKMAVSKTENYNIPSTKGIL; encoded by the coding sequence GTGAGTAAGAAAGTATTATTTATAGATAGAGACGGAACTATTATTAAAGAACCTGAAGACTTTCAGATTGATAGTTTTGAGAAGTTAGTATTCTTACCTAAGGCTATTTCTAGTTTGTCTAAGATAGCTAGAGAGTTAGATTACACTTTAGTTTTAGTTAGTAATCAAGATGGTCTAGGAACTGCTTCATTTCCAGAAGATACCTTTTGGCCTGTGCAGAACTTTATATTGGACACACTAGCAGGAGAGGGAGTGACATTTACGGATATTTATGTAGATGACTCTTTTGACTACGAAAATAAACCTACGCGTAAACCAGGATTAGGAATGTTAGGCAAGTATGTCTATGGAGACTATGATTTAGCGAACTCTTATGTCTTAGGAGATAGAGTAACGGATATACAGTTAGCAGAGAATTTAGGAAGCAAAGTTATTTATATCAATGAGGTTGAAGATGACCGTGCTAAATTGAGCACAATGGATTGGGAGGAGATCTATCAGTTCTTAAAGCAACAACCCCGTATAGGTAAAGAATACAGAAAGACCAATGAGACTACGATTGATATAGAAGTGAATCTAGACAGTGCTAAAGACTGTGTTATCGAGACAGGTTTAGGATTCTTTGATCATATGTTAGAACAAGTCAATAGACATGGTAATATAGGTCTAAAAATAAAGGTCAAAGGTGACTTACAAGTAGATGAACACCACACGATAGAAGATACAGCTATTGCATTAGGTACTGCTTTTAAACGAGCACTAGGTAATAAAAAGGGAATAGAGAGATATGGCTTCTTACTACCGATGGATGAGTGTCTCGCTCAGGTAGCTATAGACTTCGGAGGGAGAGCATGGCTGATGTGGGACGCGGAGTTTAAGAGAGAGAAAGTAGGTGATATGCCGACAGAGATGTTCTATCACTTTTTCAAATCCTTTGCTGATGCAGCGAGTTGTAATCTGAATATAAAGGTAGAAGGTGACAATGAGCACCACAAGATAGAGTCTATCTTTAAAGCCTTTGCTAAAGCAATAAAGATGGCAGTAAGCAAAACGGAGAATTACAATATACCAAGTACTAAAGGCATACTATGA